One Panicum virgatum strain AP13 chromosome 9K, P.virgatum_v5, whole genome shotgun sequence genomic region harbors:
- the LOC120646956 gene encoding adenylyl-sulfate kinase 3-like isoform X1 gives MASLSAPPTLPRASSVVVGAARGRRAAVRVRTAAAALGGGCGGGGGGGGGGMEQHLGDGPRSPVKEKPVMSNIGKSTNILWHDCPIGQSDRQMLLGQKGCVVWITGLSGSGKSTLACALSRELHYRGHLTYVLDGDNLRHGLNRDLSFKAEDRAENIRRVGEVAKLFADAGIICIASLISPYRRDRDACRALLPDSKFIEVFMDLPLQLCESRDPKGLYKLARTGKIKGFTGIDDPYEPPVNGEIVIKMKDGECPSPKAMAKQVLCYLEENGYLQA, from the exons ATGGCCTCGCTCTCCGCTCCTCCCACGCTCCCGAGAGCTTCGTCGGTGGTGGTGGGCgcggcgagggggaggagggccgcggtGCGGGTGCGCACTGCCGCCGCGGCATTGGGcggggggtgcggcggcggcggcggcggcggtggcggcggaatGGAGCAGCACCTCGGGGACGGCCCGCGCAGCCCAG TGAAGGAGAAGCCTGTGATGTCAAACATTGGGAAATCAACTAATATTCTATGGCATGATTGCCCGATTGGACAATCAGATAGACAGATGTTGCTGGGACAAAAAGGCTGTGTTGTATGGATCACAGGACTCAGTGGTTCAG GGAAAAGTACTCTTGCTTGTGCATTGAGTCGGGAGTTGCATTACAGAGGCCACCTCACATATGTCCTTGATGGTGACAACCTCAGGCATGGTCTAAATCGAGATTTAAGCTTCAAGGCAGAAGACCGTGCAGAAAATATACGAAGAGTTG GAGAAGTGGCAAAGCTTTTTGCGGATGCTGGTATCATATGCATTGCTAGCTTGATATCTCCGTACAGGAGAGACCGTGATGCATGCCGTGCTCTACTTCCGGATTCTAAATTTATTGAA GTATTTATGGATTTGCCCCTACAACTTTGTGAATCTCGTGATCCTAAAGGTCTGTACAAGCTTGCACGCACAGGAAAGATTAAAG GTTTCACTGGAATTGATGATCCGTACGAACCACCAGTGAATGGTGAG ATAgtaatcaagatgaaagatGGGGAATGCCCTTCACCAAAAGCAATGGCCAAGCAAGTTCTGTGCTACCTTGAAGAGAACGGATATTTGCAAGCTTAG
- the LOC120646956 gene encoding adenylyl-sulfate kinase 3-like isoform X2 has protein sequence MAHILRVGVKEKPVMSNIGKSTNILWHDCPIGQSDRQMLLGQKGCVVWITGLSGSGKSTLACALSRELHYRGHLTYVLDGDNLRHGLNRDLSFKAEDRAENIRRVGEVAKLFADAGIICIASLISPYRRDRDACRALLPDSKFIEVFMDLPLQLCESRDPKGLYKLARTGKIKGFTGIDDPYEPPVNGEIVIKMKDGECPSPKAMAKQVLCYLEENGYLQA, from the exons ATGGCACACATCTTACGAGTCGGAG TGAAGGAGAAGCCTGTGATGTCAAACATTGGGAAATCAACTAATATTCTATGGCATGATTGCCCGATTGGACAATCAGATAGACAGATGTTGCTGGGACAAAAAGGCTGTGTTGTATGGATCACAGGACTCAGTGGTTCAG GGAAAAGTACTCTTGCTTGTGCATTGAGTCGGGAGTTGCATTACAGAGGCCACCTCACATATGTCCTTGATGGTGACAACCTCAGGCATGGTCTAAATCGAGATTTAAGCTTCAAGGCAGAAGACCGTGCAGAAAATATACGAAGAGTTG GAGAAGTGGCAAAGCTTTTTGCGGATGCTGGTATCATATGCATTGCTAGCTTGATATCTCCGTACAGGAGAGACCGTGATGCATGCCGTGCTCTACTTCCGGATTCTAAATTTATTGAA GTATTTATGGATTTGCCCCTACAACTTTGTGAATCTCGTGATCCTAAAGGTCTGTACAAGCTTGCACGCACAGGAAAGATTAAAG GTTTCACTGGAATTGATGATCCGTACGAACCACCAGTGAATGGTGAG ATAgtaatcaagatgaaagatGGGGAATGCCCTTCACCAAAAGCAATGGCCAAGCAAGTTCTGTGCTACCTTGAAGAGAACGGATATTTGCAAGCTTAG
- the LOC120646958 gene encoding endo-1,4-beta-xylanase 5-like isoform X2 — MGRALFLSLLWVAMLSAARVVQALPYDYSSSSECLPEPLEPHYGGGIIRNSDFSAGLQGWSAFGYGVVEEGASASGNRYAVSRNRTRPYQSVSQKVYLQNDTHYTLSAWLQVSNGSADITAVVKTNGEFIHAGGVEARSGCWSILKGGFTAPAAGPAELYFESNATGEEVMVDNVSLQPFSQEEWAAHHHAAIKSARKKTVRLRARDSAGKPVPGAQVRIEHVRSGFPLGSAMSAEILQNPAYQRWFTSRFTVTTFENEMKWYSTERVQGREDYSVPDAMLRFARSHGIRVRGHNIFWDQPSQQPAWVQSLSYPQLRQATARRIKSVMSRYAGQVIAWDVVNENLHFNFFEGRFGGDASAAFYRQAHQMDGAALMSMNEFNTLEQPGDPNAVPGKYLGKLFQIKKFPGNTNDGRMAIGLEGHFSTPNIPYIRAALDTMSGAGVPIWLTEIDVAPGPNQAANLEKILREVYAHPAVHGIILWAAWHQRGCYVMCLTDNSFRNLPTGDVVDKLIREWQTRAHAGVADADGYYEAELFHGDYKVTVSHPVANATVVQSLTVDKETTKAGNEDTIHV, encoded by the exons ATGGGGAGAGCCTTGTTCTTGTCGCTGCTGTGGGTCGCCATGTTGAGTG CTGCTCGCGTGGTGCAAGCTCTTCCATACGACTACTCCTCGAGCTCTGAG TGCTTGCCGGAGCCGCTGGAGCCTCACTACGGCGGTGGCATCATCCGGAACTCCGACTTCAGCGCCGGCCTCCAGGGGTGGTCGGCGTTCGGGTACGGCGTCGTCGAGGAAGGCGCGTCGGCGAGCGGCAACAGGTACGCCGTGTCGCGGAACCGGACGCGGCCGTACCAGAGCGTCAGCCAGAAGGTGTACCTGCAGAACGACACGCACTACACCCTGTCAG CTTGGTTGCAGGTCAGTAATGGCAGCGCCGACATCACAGCCGTCGTGAAGACCAACGGCGAGTTCAtccacgccggcggcgtcgaggcgcgGTCCGGGTGCTGGTCCATTCTCAAAGGCGGCTtcaccgcccccgccgccgggccgGCAGAACTCTACTTCGAG AGCAACGCGACGGGGGAGGAGGTGATGGTGGACAACGTCTCGCTGCAGCCCTTCTCCCAGGAAGAGTGGGCGGCGCACCACCACGCGGCCATCAAGTCGGCGCGCAAGAAGACGGTGCGGCTCCGCGCCCGCGACTCCGCCGGCAAGCCCGTGCCCGGCGCGCAGGTGCGCATCGAGCACGTCCGGAGCGGCTTCCCGCTGGGCTCCGCCATGAGCGCCGAGATCCTGCAGAACCCGGCGTACCAGCGGTGGTTCACGTCGCGGTTCACGGTGACCACCTTCGAGAACGAGATGAAGTGGTACAGCACGGAGCGCGTCCAGGGCCGCGAGGACTACTCCGTCCCGGACGCGATGCTCCGGTTCGCCAGGAGCCACGGCATCCGCGTGCGCGGCCACAACATCTTCTGGGACCAGCCGAGCCAGCAGCCGGCGTGGGTGCAGTCGCTGTCGTACCCGCAGCTCCGgcaggcgacggcgcggcggatcAAGTCGGTGATGTCGCGGTACGCCGGGCAGGTGATCGCGTGGGACGTGGTGAACGAGAACCTCCACTTCAACTTCTTCGAGGGCAGGTTCGGCGGCGACGCGTCGGCGGCCTTCTACCGGCAGGCGCACCAGATGGACGGCGCCGCGCTCATGTCCATGAACGAGTTCAACACGCTGGAGCAGCCGGGCGACCCCAACGCGGTGCCCGGCAAGTACCTGGGCAAGCTGTTCCAGATCAAGAAGTTCCCCGGCAACACCAACGACGGCAGGATGGCCATCGGGCTCGAGGGCCACTTCTCCACCCCCAACATCCCCTACATCCGCGCCGCGCTCGACACCATGTCCGGGGCCGGCGTGCCCATCTGGCTCACCGAGATCGACGTCGCGCCGGGGCCCAACCAGGCGGCCAACCTCGAGAAGATCCTCCGGGAGGTGTACGCCCACCCGGCCGTGCACGGGATCATcctctgggcggcgtggcaccAGCGCGGGTGCTACGTCATGTGCCTCACCGACAACAGCTTCAGGAACCTCCCCACCGGCGACGTCGTCGACAAGCTCATCAGGGAGTGGCAgacgcgcgcgcacgccggcgtGGCGGACGCCGACGGCTACTACGAGGCGGAGCTGTTCCACGGGGACTACAAGGTCACCGTCAGCCACCCGGTGGCCAACGCCACCGTGGTGCAGAGCCTCACCGTCGACAAGGAGACCACCAAAGCCGGCAACGAGGACACCATACACGTCTAA
- the LOC120646958 gene encoding endo-1,4-beta-xylanase 5-like isoform X1, producing the protein MGRALFLSLLWVAMLSAARVVQALPYDYSSSSECLPEPLEPHYGGGIIRNSDFSAGLQGWSAFGYGVVEEGASASGNRYAVSRNRTRPYQSVSQKVYLQNDTHYTLSGQSAIYSPGRRKEAHIFSEIFLMGRENGEFPILNLCFCGGAAWLQVSNGSADITAVVKTNGEFIHAGGVEARSGCWSILKGGFTAPAAGPAELYFESNATGEEVMVDNVSLQPFSQEEWAAHHHAAIKSARKKTVRLRARDSAGKPVPGAQVRIEHVRSGFPLGSAMSAEILQNPAYQRWFTSRFTVTTFENEMKWYSTERVQGREDYSVPDAMLRFARSHGIRVRGHNIFWDQPSQQPAWVQSLSYPQLRQATARRIKSVMSRYAGQVIAWDVVNENLHFNFFEGRFGGDASAAFYRQAHQMDGAALMSMNEFNTLEQPGDPNAVPGKYLGKLFQIKKFPGNTNDGRMAIGLEGHFSTPNIPYIRAALDTMSGAGVPIWLTEIDVAPGPNQAANLEKILREVYAHPAVHGIILWAAWHQRGCYVMCLTDNSFRNLPTGDVVDKLIREWQTRAHAGVADADGYYEAELFHGDYKVTVSHPVANATVVQSLTVDKETTKAGNEDTIHV; encoded by the exons ATGGGGAGAGCCTTGTTCTTGTCGCTGCTGTGGGTCGCCATGTTGAGTG CTGCTCGCGTGGTGCAAGCTCTTCCATACGACTACTCCTCGAGCTCTGAG TGCTTGCCGGAGCCGCTGGAGCCTCACTACGGCGGTGGCATCATCCGGAACTCCGACTTCAGCGCCGGCCTCCAGGGGTGGTCGGCGTTCGGGTACGGCGTCGTCGAGGAAGGCGCGTCGGCGAGCGGCAACAGGTACGCCGTGTCGCGGAACCGGACGCGGCCGTACCAGAGCGTCAGCCAGAAGGTGTACCTGCAGAACGACACGCACTACACCCTGTCAGGTCAGTCGGCGATCTATTCTCCGGGGAGGAGAAAAGAAGCACACATTTTCTCGGAAATCTTTCTCATGGGCAGAGAGAACGGTGAATTCCCGATACTAAATTTGTGTTTCTGTGGTGGCGCAGCTTGGTTGCAGGTCAGTAATGGCAGCGCCGACATCACAGCCGTCGTGAAGACCAACGGCGAGTTCAtccacgccggcggcgtcgaggcgcgGTCCGGGTGCTGGTCCATTCTCAAAGGCGGCTtcaccgcccccgccgccgggccgGCAGAACTCTACTTCGAG AGCAACGCGACGGGGGAGGAGGTGATGGTGGACAACGTCTCGCTGCAGCCCTTCTCCCAGGAAGAGTGGGCGGCGCACCACCACGCGGCCATCAAGTCGGCGCGCAAGAAGACGGTGCGGCTCCGCGCCCGCGACTCCGCCGGCAAGCCCGTGCCCGGCGCGCAGGTGCGCATCGAGCACGTCCGGAGCGGCTTCCCGCTGGGCTCCGCCATGAGCGCCGAGATCCTGCAGAACCCGGCGTACCAGCGGTGGTTCACGTCGCGGTTCACGGTGACCACCTTCGAGAACGAGATGAAGTGGTACAGCACGGAGCGCGTCCAGGGCCGCGAGGACTACTCCGTCCCGGACGCGATGCTCCGGTTCGCCAGGAGCCACGGCATCCGCGTGCGCGGCCACAACATCTTCTGGGACCAGCCGAGCCAGCAGCCGGCGTGGGTGCAGTCGCTGTCGTACCCGCAGCTCCGgcaggcgacggcgcggcggatcAAGTCGGTGATGTCGCGGTACGCCGGGCAGGTGATCGCGTGGGACGTGGTGAACGAGAACCTCCACTTCAACTTCTTCGAGGGCAGGTTCGGCGGCGACGCGTCGGCGGCCTTCTACCGGCAGGCGCACCAGATGGACGGCGCCGCGCTCATGTCCATGAACGAGTTCAACACGCTGGAGCAGCCGGGCGACCCCAACGCGGTGCCCGGCAAGTACCTGGGCAAGCTGTTCCAGATCAAGAAGTTCCCCGGCAACACCAACGACGGCAGGATGGCCATCGGGCTCGAGGGCCACTTCTCCACCCCCAACATCCCCTACATCCGCGCCGCGCTCGACACCATGTCCGGGGCCGGCGTGCCCATCTGGCTCACCGAGATCGACGTCGCGCCGGGGCCCAACCAGGCGGCCAACCTCGAGAAGATCCTCCGGGAGGTGTACGCCCACCCGGCCGTGCACGGGATCATcctctgggcggcgtggcaccAGCGCGGGTGCTACGTCATGTGCCTCACCGACAACAGCTTCAGGAACCTCCCCACCGGCGACGTCGTCGACAAGCTCATCAGGGAGTGGCAgacgcgcgcgcacgccggcgtGGCGGACGCCGACGGCTACTACGAGGCGGAGCTGTTCCACGGGGACTACAAGGTCACCGTCAGCCACCCGGTGGCCAACGCCACCGTGGTGCAGAGCCTCACCGTCGACAAGGAGACCACCAAAGCCGGCAACGAGGACACCATACACGTCTAA
- the LOC120648225 gene encoding endo-1,4-beta-xylanase 5-like has translation MKISTGKLILILLIVLFEGFFVTSVKAGGYSSEKKPGKAGGESSEKTSEKAAGDASEQTSEKAAGDASEQTSEKADGSSSKKSSVKVPYDYSANIECVKEPEKPLYGGGIISAASAGGKKLAAPIKGSVLKVDLKKDHHYALSAWLKLSKGTGDITAIIVPPDGKFITAGAIVAQSDCWTLLKGGATTSSEGKGDLFFETNSTAEIMAESIALQGFSFEEWNAHREEVVAKERKKKVKITVESGGKPLADAELSVEWVAKGFPLGNAMTQEILDMPEYEEWFAKRFKWATMENAMKWYSTEFEEGHEAYEVADKMLALAEKHNISVRGHNVFWDDESHQMDWVSKLGPDKLKEAVARRLKSVVTHYAGKVIHWDVVNENLHFKFFEEKLGKDASGEIFKEVAKLDPKPILFMNEFNTIEQPCDLAPLPTKYIAKLKQIQAYPGNKGLKYGIGLESHFETPNIPYMRGSLDTLAAAGVPVWLTEVDVTKGPKQVEFLEEVMREGFGHPGVKGIVMWAAWHAKGCYVMCLTDNKFKNLPVGDVVDKLLDEWRKVPEKPMTDAKGVFEAELFHGEYKVTVKHKSLKEPIVQTVDLDSTKSEATIKLKSTLIITPESS, from the exons ATGAAGATTTCAACAGGAAAgttgatcttgatcttgttgaTCGTGCTGTTTGAAG GATTCTTTGTAACGTCAGTAAAGGCCGGTGGTTATTCCTCAGAGAAAAAACCAGGCAAGGCCGGCGGTGAATCCTCAGAGAAAACATCAGAGAAGGCCGCAGGTGATGCCTCAGAGCAAACATCAGAGAAGGCCGCTGGTGATGCCTCAGAGCAAACATCAGAGAAGGCCGATGGCTCTTCCTCAAAGAAATCGTCAGTAAAAGTCCCCTACGACTACTCAGCAAACATCGAG TGCGTCAAGGAGCCGGAGAAACCTCTGTATGGCGGCGGCATCATCAGTGCCGCCTCGGCCGGCGGCAAGAAGCTCGCCGCCCCGATCAAGGGCTCCGTCCTCAAGGTCGACCTCAAGAAGGACCACCACTACGCGCTCTCCG CCTGGCTGAAGCTTTCCAAGGGCACCGGCGACATCACTGCTATCATCGTGCCGCCTGACGGCAAGTTCATCACCGCCGGCGCGATCGTGGCCCAATCCGACTGCTGGACCTTGCTCAAGGGTGGCGCCACCACCAGCTCCGAAGGCAAGGGCGATCTCTTCTTCGAG ACCAACTCGACCGCGGAGATCATGGCGGAGAGCATCGCGCTGCAGGGTTTCAGCTTCGAGGAATGGAATGCTCACCGCGAGGAGGTTGTTGCCAAG gagcgcaagaagaaggTGAAGATCACGGTGGAGTCCGGCGGCAAGCCGCTGGCGGACGCGGAGCTGTCGGTGGAGTGGGTGGCCAAGGGCTTCCCCCTGGGCAACGCCATGACCCAGGAGATCCTGGACATGCCCGAGTACGAGGAGTGGTTCGCGAAGCGGTTCAAGTGGGCGACCATGGAGAACGCGATGAAGTGGTACAGCACCGAGTTCGAGGAGGGGCACGAGGCGTACGAGGTGGCGGACAAGATGCTGGCGCTGGCGGAGAAGCACAACATCTCGGTGCGCGGCCACAACGTGTTCTGGGACGACGAGAGCCACCAGATGGACTGGGTGAGCAAGCTCGGCCCGGACAAGCTCAAGGAGGCCGTGGCGAGGCGCCTCAAGAGCGTGGTCACCCACTACGCCGGCAAGGTCATCCACTGGGACGTGGTGAACGAGAACCTCCACTTCAAGTTCTTCGAGGAGAAGCTCGGCAAGGACGCGTCCGGGGAGATCTTCAAGGAGGTGGCCAAGCTGGACCCCAAGCCCATCCTCTTCATGAACGAGTTCAACACCATCGAGCAGCCCTGCGACCTGGCGCCGCTGCCGACCAAGTACATCGCCAAGCTCAAGCAGATCCAGGCCTATCCGGGCAACAAGGGCCTCAAGTACGGCATCGGCCTGGAGAGCCACTTCGAGACGCCCAACATCCCCTACATGAGGGGCTCCCTGGATacgctcgcggcggcgggcgtgccCGTCTGGCTCACCGAGGTCGACGTCACCAAGGGGCCCAAGCAGGTGGAGTTCCTGGAGGAGGTGATGCGGGAGGGGTTCGGGCACCCGGGGGTGAAGGGCATCGTCATGTGGGCCGCCTGGCACGCCAAGGGCTGCTACGTCATGTGCCTCACGGACAACAAGTTCAAGAACCTCCCCGTCGGCGACGTCGTCGACAAGCTCCTGGACGAGTGGAGGAAGGTGCCGGAGAAGCCCATGACGGACGCCAAGGGCGTCTTCGAGGCCGAGCTCTTCCACGGCGAGTACAAGGTCACTGTTAAGCACAAGTCGCTCAAGGAGCCCATCGTGCAGACGGTGGACCTCGACTCCACCAAGTCGGAGGCCACG ATCAAACTCAAAAGTACATTAATAATAACTCCAGAATCAAGTTAG
- the LOC120646959 gene encoding elongator complex protein 5-like isoform X1, whose protein sequence is MAEAVVRYFRDGRLDGEHAPALALEGSLQSCSLAAGAMLHVAAALASQAAAGKAQARGLVVVALDRSPEVYLEFMRRRGLEANALNRCVRILDCYSDPLGWKQKFQNQQNQENRTKQFSTNKENITVFRDVKDIKKLMYSITELGGGFQGEGKRYFSIAVDSISSLLRHASVPSISVLLSNLRSHEQVSSIFWLIQSDLHEPKVPRAFECLSTMVACVEPALVDPLCVESPGSLSALEQNYSKAKFIVRLKRRNGRVKHFYEDLYVEGNDVKFDSAPASAEVNQSLVPKVQFNLELSEKERTDRANVVLPFEHQGKGEPIRIYDGRRSLPEGQLDPNLAPALVDEIVPKSGTAKGEIHYVRDSDDEQPDSDEDPDDDLDI, encoded by the exons ATGGCGGAGGCGGTTGTGAGGTACTTCCGGGACGGGCGCCTCGACGGAGAGCACGCGCCGGCGCTGGCCTTGGAGGGATCACTCCAGAGCTGCTCGCTCGCCGCGGGCGCGATGCTCCACGTCGCGGCCGCACTCGCCTCCCAGGCCGCGGCAGGGAAGGCGCAGGCCAG GGGGTTGGTGGTTGTGGCGCTCGATCGGAGCCCGGAGGTGTACTTGGAATtcatgcggcggcgcggccttgAAGCAAATGCTTTGAACCGATG TGTTCGAATATTGGATTGCTATTCCGACCCCCTTGGATGGAAGCAGAAGTTTCAAAATCAGCAGAATCAAGAGAACAGAACAAAGCAGTTCTCAACAAACAAAGAAAACATTACTGTTTTTAGAGATGTGAAGGATATTAAAAAATTGATGTACTCCATTACTGAACTTGGAGGAG GGTTTCAAGGAGAGGGCAAAAGGTATTTTTCAATTGCTGTTGACTCG ATTAGCTCTTTGTTAAGGCATGCTTCAGTGCCATCAATTTCAGTCCTTCTTAGTAATCTTCGAAGCCATG AACAAGTATCCTCAATCTTTTGGCTGATACAATCAGACCTCCATGAACCCAAGGTGCCCCGAGCATTTGAATGTCTTTCAACTATGGTTGCTTGTGTGGAGCCAGCACTTGTAGATCCTCTGTGTGTAGAAAGTCCTGGAAGCTTGTCTGCTCTGGAGCAAAATTATTCAAAAGCAAAGTTTATTGTGCGCCTTAAAAGACGAAATGGACGGGTGAAGCATTTT TATGAGGACTTGTATGTTGAGGGAAATGATGTCAAATTTGATTCTGCTCCTGCAAGTGCAGAAGTGAACCAAAGTCTAGTACCTAAG GTTCAGTTCAATCTGGAGCTGTCAGAAAAAGAGCGCACTGACAGGGCAAATGTTGTTCTTCCTTTTGAGCATCAAG GAAAGGGTGAACCAATTCGAATATATGATGGCCGCCGATCCCTACCTGAGGGTCAACTAGACCCAAACTTAGCACCGGCCCTTGTGGATGAAATAGTTCCCAAATCTGGAACTGCGAAGGGTGAGATACATTATGTACGTGATTCAGATGACGAGCAACCGGACTCGGATGAAGATCCAGATGATGACTTGGACATATGA
- the LOC120646959 gene encoding elongator complex protein 5-like isoform X2, producing MRRRGLEANALNRCVRILDCYSDPLGWKQKFQNQQNQENRTKQFSTNKENITVFRDVKDIKKLMYSITELGGGFQGEGKRYFSIAVDSISSLLRHASVPSISVLLSNLRSHEQVSSIFWLIQSDLHEPKVPRAFECLSTMVACVEPALVDPLCVESPGSLSALEQNYSKAKFIVRLKRRNGRVKHFYEDLYVEGNDVKFDSAPASAEVNQSLVPKVQFNLELSEKERTDRANVVLPFEHQGKGEPIRIYDGRRSLPEGQLDPNLAPALVDEIVPKSGTAKGEIHYVRDSDDEQPDSDEDPDDDLDI from the exons atgcggcggcgcggccttgAAGCAAATGCTTTGAACCGATG TGTTCGAATATTGGATTGCTATTCCGACCCCCTTGGATGGAAGCAGAAGTTTCAAAATCAGCAGAATCAAGAGAACAGAACAAAGCAGTTCTCAACAAACAAAGAAAACATTACTGTTTTTAGAGATGTGAAGGATATTAAAAAATTGATGTACTCCATTACTGAACTTGGAGGAG GGTTTCAAGGAGAGGGCAAAAGGTATTTTTCAATTGCTGTTGACTCG ATTAGCTCTTTGTTAAGGCATGCTTCAGTGCCATCAATTTCAGTCCTTCTTAGTAATCTTCGAAGCCATG AACAAGTATCCTCAATCTTTTGGCTGATACAATCAGACCTCCATGAACCCAAGGTGCCCCGAGCATTTGAATGTCTTTCAACTATGGTTGCTTGTGTGGAGCCAGCACTTGTAGATCCTCTGTGTGTAGAAAGTCCTGGAAGCTTGTCTGCTCTGGAGCAAAATTATTCAAAAGCAAAGTTTATTGTGCGCCTTAAAAGACGAAATGGACGGGTGAAGCATTTT TATGAGGACTTGTATGTTGAGGGAAATGATGTCAAATTTGATTCTGCTCCTGCAAGTGCAGAAGTGAACCAAAGTCTAGTACCTAAG GTTCAGTTCAATCTGGAGCTGTCAGAAAAAGAGCGCACTGACAGGGCAAATGTTGTTCTTCCTTTTGAGCATCAAG GAAAGGGTGAACCAATTCGAATATATGATGGCCGCCGATCCCTACCTGAGGGTCAACTAGACCCAAACTTAGCACCGGCCCTTGTGGATGAAATAGTTCCCAAATCTGGAACTGCGAAGGGTGAGATACATTATGTACGTGATTCAGATGACGAGCAACCGGACTCGGATGAAGATCCAGATGATGACTTGGACATATGA
- the LOC120648227 gene encoding endo-1,4-beta-xylanase 5-like, protein MRKVAGGLMVAELAFWLPWIALLQSCMVRALPYDYSASIEEGFDSKAKHLLIAAKIKGTNMALIMSAVVKDSVGDFVHAGGVVAKCGCWSMLKGGLTAASSGPAEIYFESNATVDLWVDSVSLNPFTRDEWAAHRAASVSAARKKTVRLQATDSAGNPLAGAAVSLDAVRTNFPLGAAMSQHILTNSAYQTWFASRFAVATFENEMKWYSTEPAAGREDYTVPDAMMAFAKSNGIAVRGHNVFWDQPSQQPPWVQSLPYPQLLAAASRRIRSVVSRYAGQVIGWDVVNENLHFNFYEGRFGWDASTAFYAAARLLDAGSALMFMNEFNTLEQPGDMAALPARYLQRLRQITAAYPENGAGMAIGLEGHFTNPNIPYMRAALDTLAQAGIPIWLTEVDVAAGPAQAQHLEEVLREAYAHPAVQGIVLWGAWRPEGCYVMCLTDNNFNNLPQGDVVDRLIAEWRSTPRAGATDAQGFFEAELVHGEYKVSVSHPALNNSVTRSVKVDLGSGSEHYFIDMQV, encoded by the exons ATGAggaaggtcgccggcggcctgatGGTGGCGGAGCTGGCGTTCTGGCTCCCATGGATCGCTCTCCTTCAAA GCTGCATGGTGAGAGCTCTCCCCTACGATTACTCCGCAAGCATCGAG GAAGGTTTCGAcagcaaagcaaagcatctGCTTATTGCTGCCAAGATCAAGGGAACGAACATGGCCTTGATCATGAGTGCCGTCGTTAAGGATTC TGTCGGCGACTTCGtccacgccggcggcgtcgtcgcCAAGTGCGGGTGCTGGTCCATGCTCAAGGGCGGCCTCACCGCCGCGTCTTCGGGCCCGGCCGAGATCTACTTCGAG AGCAACGCGACGGTGGACCTCTGGGTGGACAGCGTGTCGCTGAACCCGTTCACCAGGGACGAGTGGGCGGCGCACCGCGCCGCGTCCGTCTCGGCGGCGCGCAAGAAGACGGTGCGGCTCCAGGCGACGGACTCCGCCGGCAACCCGCTGGCGGGCGCGGCGGTGTCCCTGGACGCCGTCCGCACCAACTTCCCGCTGGGCGCGGCCATGAGCCAGCACATCCTGACCAACTCCGCGTACCAGACGTGGTTCGCGTCCCGGTTCGCGGTGGCCACCTTCGAGAACGAGATGAAGTGGTACAGCacggagccggcggcggggcgcgaggACTACACGGTCCCGGACGCCATGATGGCGTTCGCCAAGTCCAACGGCATCGCCGTGCGCGGCCACAACGTGTTCTGGgaccagcccagccagcagccgccgTGGGTGCAGTCGCTGCCGTACCCGCAGCTGCTGGCCGCAGCGTCGCGCCGGATCCGCTCAGTCGTGTCCCGCTACGCCGGGCAGGTCATCGGCTGGGACGTGGTCAACGAGAACCTGCACTTCAACTTCTACGAGGGCCGCTTCGGGTGGGACGCCTCCACCGCCTTctacgccgccgcgcgcctgctCGACGCCGGCTCCGCGCTCATGTTCATGAACGAGTTCAACACGCTGGAGCAGCCGGGCGACATGGCCGCGCTGCCGGCCAGGTACCTGCAGCGCCTTCGCCAGATCACCGCCGCCTACCCGGAGAACGGCGCCGGCATGGCCATCGGCCTCGAGGGCCACTTCACCAACCCCAACATCCCCTACATGCGCGCCGCGCTCGACACCCTCGCCCAGGCCGGCATCCCCATCTGGCTCACCGaggtcgacgtcgccgccggcccggcGCAGGCGCAGCACCTGGAGGAGGTGCTCAGGGAGGCCTACGCGCACCCGGCGGTGCAGGGCATCGTGCTCTGGGGGGCGTGGCGGCCGGAGGGGTGCTACGTCATGTGCCTCACCGACAACAACTTCAACAACCTGCCGCAAGGGGACGTCGTGGACAGGCTCATCGCCGAGTGGCGGTCCACGCCGCGGGCCGGCGCCACCGACGCGCAGGGCTTCTTCGAGGCCGAGCTCGTGCACGGCGAGTACAAGGTCAGCGTCAGCCACCCGGCGCTCAACAACTCCGTCACCCGGAGCGTCAAGGTCGACCTGGGCTCAGGGAGTGAGCACTACTTCATTGACATGCAGGTCTAG